GGGAACATAGGTATGCTTCCAGTTTAGGGAACATAGGTATGCTTCAAGACCTGCACACAGAAGCTGACTACACCACAATGTTACCAGTGGGAGGTCAGCGAACCTCCAGGGGGTCACCCACTCACAGTGCCCGattactcacgcacacacatgggcacTCAGCTCCTGAGAAACAGAGACACAAGGATAGTTGTATCACACCAACTCAGCACCAGAGATCAACCGCTGTAAAAGGCATTGGGGAGCAGCAGTGCTACACAAATGGCCTCCTACCAGTGGCAAACAGAAAAGGGAACTGATTGAGACGAattcataaaaaaacaaaaaataaaccaaacaaaacaagcTCAGTGGCGTCAGTTACTCAATGCATTCATCAGACCAAATCACAACATTCAATTGttcatatgcgcacacacaactGAAGATGTACTGTAGGACAGGGAACATCAGTCCAATCCAGTCACACTAGCTGCAAGTCACGCTAGCTGCGAGAGAGGTTAGTAGTGGCAAAATAGTGGTAGGCAAAGCAGCAGTGTTCAGATGTTAGTAGGATGGGATAATTATTGCCACTCCCTTGTGTTAACTGGCCATCCCTGCTACACATACAACACAATTAAAAACCCAGGATATAAGGGAGAATAAAACTAATTGTGAAGATGACAGTCAAGTGACAATCAAGCAAGGTCCATCGTCACGGAGTCCAGGTAAAGGCAAATGGCATGAATTCCTAGAACCAATAGAATTTGAGTCTTTGTATGAGAACTGTgttaaatgttttgaaaaaggaTGTAAAAATGTGTTAAAACAATGAAAAAGTGTTTACACAtagcaagagatgacttctgctgtacTAAGACATTGAAGATCAAGGGGATCCCAGTTTCATTAAGTGCATCTAAGAATAACTGTGATGTATTGTGCATACACAGGGCAGCTATCTATTGGGTCTCAGTTTGAAGAGCTGAAGACTGAGTTCAAGAACATTATGAGAAAGCTAAATGACACCACTAAGGAAATGGATGACAGGCTGACAGAATTCAAAGACGAACAACAGGAACAAAAGGCTGAGCTGGAGCAACTGGAGACAAAATGTGCAGGTGATTGTTGCAGAAATGGAGCAGTACTTTGCAGTACTTTTGCATTGGGCAGTTGCAGTCCACATAAAACAAGTTTGTGCACATGAATGAGACTCAAAGTGTACAGAaagggacacacacatagatacactctccctctctctcacacacacacacacacacacacactctctctctctctctctcacacacacacacactctctctctctctctcacacacacacacagcctattctattttatatatacagtaccagtgaaaagtttggacacaccaactcatgtacagtatggttgtttgctttattttttatcttttatcTTCATTTATCTGAGTagtaaaggtgcagtcagggattttaagcgatttcaagcccataacattttttgtcacattcagcaatcatcttcTTACGactgctagctgcccattccgtgaCTGTAAACAAatatatcgtaacacccccaattatcaccacttttgttcagaaattctaaaacaacgatgttttttaacacttcaaaataacatttactacatgaaccttacatttttcagtagccatagatgtgtagatttgaacaaaatctggtttggttcttaacgggagcatttactgcctgaaatatccgattttgtttaccacgctctgagttatagtgctggcctgatgggtcgcctatttacaccgtttcaacggcacatgaacggttagaccgagaattctcgtcatgaaattaaaattccactggagctccaagcggttgtgtacacgcagccttacaacactgtttacagctcttcgagtcacggtaaaaagTCATTTTTGGGACATAGCTAATGTAGATACACCtttggtgtgggtgcttgcgtttctttagttgtccgctgtcttggtctgtatagaaatggatattaagtgacacatacacgcaagacggtggaaatacgggaccgacggtaatagggggagttccgagtagatagatagatagatagatagatacacacacacacacacacagtaagttaGGCTAACACGTTTTTACTTGAATGACAGGAGGAGGAGCAAAAGTTGcattctctgcctctctttggGAGACTGGAGAGAAACGCTCTGATGTTTCCACAATTCTAGCTTACAAGCACATCTTCACTAACGTTGGAAACGCATATGACTCCAACACAGGTAACGTAAAATCTACAGATTATGCAAAAAGTGGAAATAATATGATATAGTTTTAAAGTGTTTTGGGCCTACTTATAATTATTAAATGTTATTACACGTGTTTTTAACACAATATAATTTAGTGCAATGACTACCACAATACATTTCATATCAAAATGAGCTTTTGGGTTGGGTTTCATTAGAGGTGATAATACGTTCTACATTACAAATGGATAACTTAGTACAAATGTAATTATACTGTGATGAGTGATGAAATggattcagtctctctctctctcttccgtaTTCTTTTCCGCTGATCTTTCCGCTCTTTGTCAGGGGACTTCATTGCTCCTGTGAAGGGCGTCTACTTCTTTAGCTTTAACACGTTTGGCTACAGTGGCTCTGTGAGTGGTGCCATTCTCACCAAGAATGGCCAGCTGATGGTCTCCACCTACGAGTTCGCCTCCAGTGGTGACGCCTCTGACACCACAGGCAACTCCATCGTCCTGCAGCTGGAGGCCGGAGAGAGAGTCTCTATGATTTTGTGGGAGAACGCCCGGGTGTTTGACCAACGCAATGGCCACAACACCTTCAATGGCTTTCTCCTTTTCGCATTGTAGATTGGCTCTGTGTATATTCACTTAATGCTTATTGTGGCTGGCCTAGTAAAACCTATGGATTCACTGATAATTATTCTGTTCCAAGTGATCCCAAACCAAATTGAAAACAATGTGTACAGTACCTGCACTATGGAaatatgggtaacactttatttgatgGGGTGTGCATAATatcagcaacaacagcagtcaTCAAATATCATTTGgttaattatattttattacCGTATATGTTCTGACAAATAAGCATAAAGCAAAAAACTTACAAAAGATCGCAAATATAATATCACTGTGGCTTTTTAACAGTGTTTGCCACTTATCTAAAGAATAATCAAAAATATGTTTCTAAACAAATAAGTGTtgttttataaataaaaattgCTTTGAGCTGTTAACTGAGGGATGGGATTTAATCCTTTAAGCCTATTGAAAATGTATAAGTCAATATGTCTTTCCCCATATTTGTATCCATTCATCTGTATCAGACTTAGCATATGACACACAGAAGagttcagctctctttactatgGAAGTTAAAGTTAAGAAGGATACCTGAGTTTTCTTCCTATTTTCATTCCACTGTCAAGTAAAATGTGTAGAGTGTGGTGATGTCTTGTTTACTGATGTTGCTATTTGCTGCAACATCACTTTAGGTGTACTGATGTAGTTGATTACTTCAAAAGCATATTAAGTTTGTCTAAGGTAATGGTATTCAATTCAACATTAATTAGATTGTATTCTTATAATAAttattggttacactttacttgaagatatctacataagagtgacatggcattgtcatgaacgtgtcataaacattataaacaagtcataaacatttatgacataacgctccTGTCATTTAGCatcattcagtttttgtcaaGTGTGACCGAATTATTTATCCTTACTTTGAACTATTCAGAGCTGTAATTTATGCAGAATCCAGGCAGAACTGAGCTCTGGCTCACCGGGAGAGAGTGGACAGAAAGATGTGAAGCTACTGTACAGGTGATTTTGTGTATACCCTGGGTCCTATGTTGTCATTGTcagaaattcagatgtttgcagGTCCTCTTTTCCCAGCTCTTTAAAGAACATTATGGGAACTTGAAAAAGATGttattcagctgtgtgtgtgtgtaggtgagtgtatgtgtctggTAATGTAATACGGTGAAGCAATGATTACGTGTATGAATGCAATCACCAACTGTCCAGTGTACATCAGACTTAGCTCAGAGAGGGGGAAAGTATGATAAGAGGGATCATGAACACTCAAATGTTCTGATATACAAACTAATCTGTGAGGCCATTACAATGTACAATTACAAATCCATATCAAGCCCATTTGAATGTGTAAAAGGGTGCTAtacagtgtctgtgtacatgtacatatatTCTTTCTACTCAACAGGTGCTCTGAAcagtgattctgttgtcttttgaAAGTtactcttattgacgcattttacacaaaattcccactttcccctgagcctcctatgaatgcatatgcatgacacgtaAAAGTGCAAATTGCCATtctcagctcccgcgacaggcagtctgcgctTTTACCTCAGTGCGGCCTGTACATACCTGGGAATACATGGAGTGAATATTCAAATTAGCATGCACTTATATAAGAGCATATCACTTCTATGTTGGCTACACTGCACTGGTTACTTGTGACTATAGAATAGATTTGAAAACGTAACTATTTGTTTTTAAAGCCCTTAATGGGTTCCCTtagaacagtggttctcaaatggggggtacatgaaggcactccagggggtatgtgagattttaacccttgGAACCCGATTgatgcaaagtgcgtcaaaaaacaccctttcttctctgttacgttgctccgcaactgttcatcgcagcgagatgaaacctttattgcgtgacagagcagaagtggggctttccaacgagacaaCGCACTTGTatgtacgttaaagtatgaaaataatgaaaatcattaaattaaattaaatcaaattgcatcatatttatagtccttacttctctgcgttcacctgcgcacccattactcttgtttgaattactgcgaacccgtgaacgcatacagtagatatggcaagcataacatatgaaagaggagacacagggctatccattgataGCAAGTATgttgatccttctggcttatgaaatCAGACTATGTGActacaaaataataacgtcatgtacaaaaaccaatgctgcacacccattactctcgaattactcgcggacccgtgatcggatagatatgccacgcatgtcagatgaaagaggagacaaggagctatcatttgataccaagtacatccttctgggttataaaacagacgaagtgacggCAAAATAAttacttcatatagctcgacttacctcacgtttttgtctgtatttgtagcaaagcatgtttataatccaacgcttgtgtgtttctctatggcaaagaatgttcataatccggttttgagatcctaatgcatcccaatttgttcggcaaagaaacaccttttttgcctttactttgttcatggcaatgcagtaaaaagttgtagacaatcatgagtgcagacaccataggcacacacaggctataacccgtaaactcgggtcaagtcaggtcagatcagttcgtgtcacagatatggagcgcagaatcactaaataaaaaaatggcatttatttctgtaaggcacacaccacatatgtctgtaaattgctcagccccagagaatttctccaccatggcaatgatcttgccagattcaggacagtctgccctacacacacatgaaatgcatgtagagctatgagcttgctgtggtgagatacatgtcaaaatataagctcagcatttttataatacgctttttatattttaattctttcaaaataaaatcaatgctaatagtactaatacatgaaatgatggcagacctggatagcctagactctgctgaataaaacaatatataatatgtgtgtgtggcactgtgACCAGTAACCACAATAAATCagtatgaataaaggtagtgaaaatgccctaaaaacagctgagggttaaaatatacatagatttaaaaagtagaatccatgcaaaaatactttaaaaacaattatttaataactaTTTCAGGgaaatataagttcataaaattaattttagatttcagtaggctattcaattttattatcctaaaaacccagtCCCCCCCATACCAAGATGGACCCAATCTGTCACATGCCACtcgccatcacctgtcaatcactgtcaaaactcaaacgatggagtgATGATTGAAGTTTATAGATTGGGGTCGTGGTTCCAcagtttaataaattagacactgatgtcacagtgctctgttttaagtctttttttctcaactaaaaattcTTGCGCTGGTAAGGGGGTACTTggatgaaaaaatatttcacagggggtacatcactgaaaaaaggttgagaaccactgccttagAAGCCTAATATTTTGATAAGGGTTGGAACCACAATACATGTATATATCTTGTAAGTCCATACTGTGTTCCAAGGTCACTTAGGTCTTCTTCCCCAAAACTAATTTCTGTCCCCAACTCATGCCTCAAAACTAAAGGTGACTGGGCCTTCCCTGTTGCCCCTACCCATATCAAGTCCTAAAGACCCAGCACTGTAATTTCCCCCATGGTTTTTATTTGTGAAGtcacatttttaatttagtttttattttcctttccttattttattttattactaGCACTATATCAATTACTACCAATAATATCACATATTTATCTCCATTTCTGAAGCACTTTAGGTCAACCCTGTTGCATGTTTAGTGTAGCACCAATTATCAAACACATTACTGTTGGGGGAAACTCAGGTTGGATCAGGATTTCAGTCCTGCAGGAGATACACTGCAGCAGATGTCTGAACTCTAACTGGGCTGCCCTACTGTAACTGTCACAGAGTTCTTCACTGGTAAGATCTTCAGAGAAGACTTGGTTTTAAAATAGGGAAACACTTTTTCTTTGTCGTTCCAAAACCAAAACttgtgcgtgaatgtgtgcaaCTGTGTTTTATTATCAGGGTCAGAGAATGAAACCCTTCCTCTGTCCAAGTTCTGTTGCACTCTGATCCTTTTGGGTTTCTGTTTCACTTTGAGGGGaatgaggggcttttcagttatTGTACGCTTTAGAGACACCGATCCAGAATGTGCTATATACTTATTATCAGCATAACCCATAATCCAACGAT
The sequence above is a segment of the Alosa sapidissima isolate fAloSap1 chromosome 2, fAloSap1.pri, whole genome shotgun sequence genome. Coding sequences within it:
- the LOC121701192 gene encoding cerebellin-1-like isoform X2, yielding MELSGEPVRDNRRQNKTLPEQGIYENTKPSTCKCYVDQPGFLKCMVAILTVLCITLGASMVTLHVYRQLSIGSQFEELKTEFKNIMRKLNDTTKEMDDRLTEFKDEQQEQKAELEQLETKCAGGGAKVAFSASLWETGEKRSDVSTILAYKHIFTNVGNAYDSNTGDFIAPVKGVYFFSFNTFGYSGSVSGAILTKNGQLMVSTYEFASSGDASDTTGNSIVLQLEAGERVSMILWENARVFDQRNGHNTFNGFLLFAL
- the LOC121701192 gene encoding cerebellin-1-like isoform X1 is translated as MELSGEPVRDNRRQNKTLPEQGVYENTKPSTCKCYVDQPGFLKCMVAILTVLCITLGASMVTLHVYRQLSIGSQFEELKTEFKNIMRKLNDTTKEMDDRLTEFKDEQQEQKAELEQLETKCAGGGAKVAFSASLWETGEKRSDVSTILAYKHIFTNVGNAYDSNTGDFIAPVKGVYFFSFNTFGYSGSVSGAILTKNGQLMVSTYEFASSGDASDTTGNSIVLQLEAGERVSMILWENARVFDQRNGHNTFNGFLLFAL